One window from the genome of Dyadobacter sp. CECT 9275 encodes:
- a CDS encoding TonB-dependent receptor: protein MWPNIYRRVRNSKRPAPPGHLKAVKLTFIFCLACFFNLSAKGFSQSITLKAENMPLEKVLISIGKQSGHFFFYKYNEIKDAHPVTLQLKKATLQDALKESFRGQPFGFTIDNKTIIVNKIQPVQAPAPKPVRKETTGSVVDQNGNPLPGAAIRVKGSDQAMISDDAGMFSFADLNEGAVLMISYTGFVAQEVRVSSGAPLRIVMAEDSQSLNAVVVIGYGTQERKDVTGAISSMNAEKIKDQAVFTVDNAMAGQMAGVQVSQATGAPGGGSSVRIRGAGSLSAGNDPLYVVDGFPVTNDFNQTNNPLNTINPADIADIQVLKDASATAIYGSRGSNGVVIITTKSGKSGTSKIDLTINTGIQKVERYLDVLNAAEYASYLNEARNNAWVNSGPGRSASDPNSARTNNVMYLLPDMIKDPASLGKGTDWQKEIYRSASMRNYQLNFSGGNDKTKYFLSGGYLSQEGVIINSDLKRYSFRINVESDVHKRVKVGANLTPSYTFNNLVNAEGNWQAGGIVQSAITAAPFLTPYDSEGNYTKITGLGIGTSEVDNPVKLAKESYYKQGTLRLLGTAFAEISILDGLTFKTLVGTDFRNFRENIFSPSIVNPNSVNATKVPTATAVTSETKNWLAEYTLSYQKKFQKHAINALVGYTAQKEYIDYSSTAGTNFANDQIKTMNAAGLITSAITTQEEWALISYLARLNYSYADKYLFTATFRRDGSSRFGADNKWGFFPSVSLGWRLSEENFLKNVSWLSELRLRTSYGLTGNNFISNYGHIGLTGIENYIFGGSGGSIINGTRLTNIPNSMLGWEKNNQLDVGLEVGLLKNRISMSLDYYIKNTSDLLLNVPVPTLTGYATALQNIGKIRNKGLEFTFLSRNLVNQLKWTTDFNISTNKVKVLALGPDGSPIISRQATSANAPTHITEVGSEPGSFYGYKVVGVYQNADEVANSPSIAGESKPGHLKFADVDGDGKITSTDRTKLGSPFPDFTYGMTNTFAYKSLDFSFSLQGVQGFEVLNMARRYYGNYAGSYNVLRSASQGWRSEQEPGNGTSPMVDRNFGALPGSNLVNNVTSAFIEDGSYLRVRNITLGYKIPVARITKSKITNARISFSVQNAFTFTKYEGYNPEVSVQGGSTLVPGVDAGGYPLARTFMLGLNLGL, encoded by the coding sequence ATGTGGCCAAACATCTATCGACGCGTTCGTAATTCAAAAAGACCTGCACCTCCGGGTCATTTAAAGGCAGTAAAACTGACATTTATTTTTTGTCTTGCCTGTTTCTTCAATCTGAGTGCAAAAGGGTTTTCGCAGAGTATTACGCTGAAAGCCGAAAATATGCCGCTGGAAAAAGTACTTATTTCCATTGGCAAGCAAAGCGGGCATTTTTTCTTTTACAAATACAATGAAATAAAAGACGCGCATCCGGTGACGCTCCAGCTTAAAAAGGCCACTCTGCAGGATGCTTTAAAAGAAAGTTTCCGCGGCCAGCCGTTTGGGTTTACGATTGACAATAAAACCATCATTGTCAACAAAATACAACCGGTGCAGGCACCCGCACCCAAACCTGTGCGCAAGGAAACAACCGGAAGTGTGGTCGACCAGAACGGAAACCCACTGCCTGGCGCTGCCATCCGGGTGAAAGGTTCGGATCAGGCGATGATATCCGATGATGCAGGGATGTTTTCATTTGCAGATCTCAATGAAGGCGCCGTGCTGATGATCAGTTACACGGGATTTGTAGCGCAGGAAGTCCGCGTGTCGTCGGGTGCACCCCTTCGCATCGTGATGGCTGAAGATAGCCAGAGCCTGAATGCCGTGGTGGTGATCGGGTACGGCACGCAGGAAAGGAAAGACGTTACGGGGGCCATCAGTTCCATGAATGCCGAAAAAATAAAGGACCAGGCGGTATTCACCGTGGACAATGCCATGGCGGGCCAGATGGCGGGCGTTCAGGTGAGCCAGGCAACAGGTGCGCCAGGCGGAGGTTCTTCGGTTCGTATCCGTGGAGCGGGCTCACTGAGCGCGGGCAACGATCCCCTGTATGTGGTCGACGGGTTTCCGGTAACCAACGATTTCAACCAAACCAATAATCCACTCAATACGATTAACCCGGCCGATATTGCTGATATACAGGTATTAAAGGACGCTTCAGCAACGGCCATTTATGGTTCTAGGGGATCCAACGGTGTGGTGATCATTACCACTAAATCCGGGAAAAGCGGGACCTCCAAAATTGACCTGACGATAAACACCGGGATCCAGAAAGTGGAGCGGTACCTGGATGTGCTCAATGCGGCAGAATATGCCAGCTATCTCAACGAAGCCCGCAACAACGCGTGGGTCAACTCCGGGCCAGGCAGGAGTGCATCGGATCCTAACTCGGCGAGAACGAATAATGTGATGTACCTGCTGCCAGACATGATCAAAGATCCGGCCTCGCTGGGTAAGGGAACGGACTGGCAAAAGGAAATCTACCGGTCGGCTTCCATGCGGAATTACCAACTGAATTTTTCGGGTGGCAACGATAAAACAAAATATTTCCTGTCGGGGGGGTATCTTAGCCAGGAGGGTGTCATCATCAACTCGGATCTCAAAAGGTATTCTTTTCGTATCAATGTGGAGTCGGACGTGCATAAAAGGGTGAAAGTGGGCGCAAACCTGACTCCGTCCTATACCTTCAATAACCTGGTCAATGCCGAGGGCAACTGGCAGGCGGGAGGTATCGTGCAGTCGGCCATTACAGCAGCCCCTTTCCTCACACCTTACGACAGTGAAGGTAATTATACCAAAATCACCGGACTGGGAATAGGCACGAGCGAAGTAGACAATCCGGTGAAGCTGGCAAAAGAGTCGTACTACAAACAGGGTACCTTGCGCCTGCTCGGAACGGCCTTCGCCGAAATCAGTATTCTGGACGGCCTGACTTTCAAAACGCTGGTAGGTACCGATTTCAGAAACTTCCGTGAGAATATTTTCAGCCCTTCTATTGTGAACCCGAACAGCGTCAATGCTACGAAGGTCCCAACCGCAACAGCCGTTACTTCTGAAACCAAAAACTGGCTGGCGGAGTACACGCTGAGTTACCAGAAGAAATTCCAGAAACACGCTATCAACGCGCTGGTGGGTTATACGGCGCAAAAAGAGTACATCGATTACAGCAGCACCGCCGGTACCAATTTTGCCAATGACCAGATCAAAACCATGAATGCCGCCGGGCTGATCACCAGCGCCATCACAACCCAGGAAGAATGGGCACTGATATCTTACCTTGCCAGGCTTAACTATTCTTATGCCGACAAATATCTTTTCACAGCCACTTTCAGGAGAGATGGTTCCTCCCGTTTCGGTGCAGACAACAAATGGGGCTTTTTTCCGTCTGTCTCTTTGGGATGGAGGTTATCGGAAGAGAATTTCCTTAAAAACGTCAGCTGGCTGAGCGAACTGCGCCTGCGCACAAGCTATGGTCTGACGGGAAATAATTTCATCAGCAACTACGGGCATATCGGCCTTACTGGTATTGAGAATTACATTTTTGGCGGTAGTGGCGGCTCAATCATCAACGGGACCAGGCTGACAAACATTCCCAACAGCATGCTCGGGTGGGAGAAGAACAACCAGCTGGATGTCGGCTTGGAAGTAGGTTTGCTTAAAAACCGTATCTCCATGTCTTTGGATTACTATATCAAAAATACCTCGGACCTGCTGCTCAACGTACCTGTCCCAACTTTGACAGGCTATGCCACAGCGCTTCAGAATATTGGTAAGATTCGTAACAAAGGGCTCGAATTTACTTTTCTGAGCCGCAACCTGGTGAACCAGCTCAAATGGACGACGGATTTTAACATTTCCACCAATAAAGTTAAGGTATTGGCTTTGGGACCTGACGGTTCGCCGATTATTTCCCGGCAGGCCACTTCGGCCAATGCTCCCACGCACATCACCGAGGTAGGTTCAGAGCCGGGTAGTTTTTATGGCTATAAGGTTGTTGGGGTGTACCAAAATGCTGATGAGGTAGCCAATTCGCCGAGTATTGCCGGAGAGTCCAAACCGGGCCATCTGAAATTTGCGGATGTTGACGGCGATGGAAAAATTACCAGCACCGACCGTACCAAACTGGGTAGCCCGTTCCCTGATTTTACATACGGGATGACCAATACCTTTGCATACAAAAGCCTCGATTTTTCTTTTTCATTGCAGGGTGTGCAGGGATTTGAGGTACTGAACATGGCCAGAAGATATTATGGCAACTATGCAGGCTCTTACAATGTACTCAGAAGTGCATCGCAGGGATGGCGTTCGGAACAGGAACCAGGCAACGGCACCTCTCCCATGGTGGACAGAAACTTCGGTGCACTGCCAGGTAGCAACCTGGTCAACAACGTTACGTCTGCATTCATAGAAGACGGCTCCTACCTGCGCGTCCGTAACATTACCCTGGGGTATAAAATTCCGGTTGCACGGATCACGAAATCGAAAATCACCAACGCGCGGATCAGTTTCAGCGTGCAGAATGCATTTACCTTCACCAAATACGAGGGTTATAACCCCGAGGTGAGCGTACAGGGTGGCAGTACGCTGGTTCCTGGTGTGGACGCGGGAGGTTATCCGCTCGCACGCACATTTATGCTTGGATTAAACTTGGGCCTCTAA
- a CDS encoding RagB/SusD family nutrient uptake outer membrane protein translates to MKNFKKIWISGAFLLASLTGCDQGFLDLAPISQLNGNNFYKSGEDMKNALTATYGALQYGGLYYSSMHIIGDLRSDDTWIPNPNAGANLQEVDEFKNNAFNTISSNTWSAHYQGIQSANIVIEKIAAVSMDETLKARYTAEAKFLRALMYFNLVRIFGDVPLVLQIINNPSEGYAYKREATELVYQTIIQDLKDAEQSLPNKYTGTDIGRATKGAAMALLGKVYLTQKDWQAASAKLKEVIDMNEYQLLPTYAGVFGIANENNAESIFEVQFKKGSSGEGSPYTNQFAPIGSGTVVSGLGNPLGQNIPTDAISKAYEAADVRKAVSMRTSYVLNGTTVAHNYVAKYLGTPAANLDSDNNWIVLRYADVLLMYAEALNEIGYAADGPAFTYLNRIRNRAGLVSLTSNDTNPLLAVPTQAAFRLAVEQERRVELAFEGHRWFDLVRTGRAVTVLSAQGMQAHHVLFPIPDSQIEINPSVMTQNPGYN, encoded by the coding sequence ATGAAAAATTTTAAAAAGATATGGATTTCAGGGGCCTTTCTACTGGCTTCCCTCACCGGTTGTGACCAGGGCTTTCTGGATCTGGCTCCCATTTCCCAGCTGAACGGCAACAATTTTTACAAGTCAGGGGAAGATATGAAAAATGCCCTTACTGCCACTTACGGCGCATTGCAGTATGGCGGGCTATACTATTCGTCCATGCACATCATCGGCGACCTCCGCTCCGATGATACCTGGATACCCAATCCGAATGCCGGTGCCAACCTGCAGGAAGTAGACGAGTTTAAAAACAACGCGTTCAATACCATCAGCAGCAACACCTGGAGTGCACATTACCAGGGCATACAGTCGGCCAACATCGTCATTGAAAAAATCGCCGCCGTCAGCATGGACGAAACCCTGAAGGCAAGATATACCGCAGAAGCCAAGTTTCTCAGGGCACTGATGTACTTCAATCTGGTACGGATATTCGGGGATGTACCGCTGGTTTTACAGATCATCAACAACCCGTCTGAAGGTTACGCTTACAAGCGCGAAGCTACCGAACTGGTATACCAGACGATTATTCAGGACCTCAAAGATGCTGAACAATCGTTACCGAATAAATACACAGGAACGGACATCGGAAGGGCTACCAAAGGAGCTGCCATGGCCCTGCTGGGGAAAGTGTACCTGACACAAAAGGACTGGCAGGCGGCATCGGCAAAGTTGAAGGAGGTAATCGATATGAATGAATACCAGCTTCTGCCAACCTATGCGGGCGTGTTTGGTATTGCCAATGAGAACAACGCGGAGTCGATTTTTGAAGTGCAGTTCAAGAAGGGCTCGTCAGGCGAGGGCAGCCCATATACCAACCAGTTCGCACCCATCGGATCCGGTACGGTGGTGTCTGGCCTCGGCAATCCGCTGGGACAGAATATCCCCACAGATGCAATCAGCAAGGCTTATGAGGCGGCTGATGTCCGCAAAGCCGTTTCGATGCGGACGAGTTATGTACTCAATGGTACCACGGTTGCTCATAACTATGTTGCCAAATATCTGGGCACCCCCGCCGCCAACCTCGACAGCGACAACAACTGGATTGTGCTCAGGTATGCCGATGTACTCCTTATGTATGCCGAGGCGCTCAACGAAATTGGTTATGCTGCCGATGGGCCCGCATTTACTTACCTGAACCGGATCAGAAACAGGGCGGGGCTGGTCAGTTTGACAAGTAATGATACCAACCCGTTGCTGGCAGTCCCAACACAGGCCGCATTCAGGCTCGCCGTGGAGCAGGAAAGACGGGTGGAGCTGGCCTTTGAAGGGCACCGCTGGTTCGACCTCGTACGTACAGGTAGGGCAGTTACTGTTTTGTCCGCACAGGGCATGCAGGCGCATCATGTGCTGTTTCCGATACCAGATAGCCAGATCGAGATCAACCCGTCGGTAATGACCCAGAACCCTGGTTATAACTAA
- a CDS encoding BNR-4 repeat-containing protein, with product MRKLSICIFVVVLFTAGGANAQHPLTLNKPDHGYRGIWYSNQPSNDEYVYKYSGGLGTYPANHYPFSVYVKKVNKTFFCYGGSDEAGKTLLHMASYFDHKTGKVPRPTIVLDKKTDNAHDNPVMNVDAEGYIWIFSTAHGTNTPSYIHKSLKPYDVSAFEQIMATRKTGDKTIPLDNFSYLQSWYQPGKGFLNLFTHYDRNVIPGQPKKPRRTISFFTSKDGASYSEWQDLALIEEGHYQTSGSYRDEKIGSAFNFHPIKQGENGLNYRTNLYYLETADFGKTWQSVKGDTIRIPLAQVTNNALVQEYQSQGLNVYINDLAYDDAGRPVILFVTSKGYQAGPGEGPRQWLTARFDGKTWVIRPVTTSDNNYDMGSLYIDSRGVWRIVCPTLPGPQQFNTGGEMALLTSKDQGKTWRLEQLTFQSVYNHSYARKPVHVHDDFFAFWADGHGREKSASRLYFCDKKGHVFMLPPVMKADFERPLPVKKQPAGNKGR from the coding sequence ATGAGAAAGTTAAGTATCTGCATTTTTGTCGTCGTGCTTTTCACAGCAGGCGGGGCGAACGCCCAGCATCCTCTCACACTGAACAAGCCCGATCATGGTTACAGGGGAATCTGGTACAGTAATCAGCCATCCAACGATGAGTATGTATACAAATACAGCGGGGGTTTGGGAACATATCCTGCCAACCATTACCCGTTTTCCGTTTATGTCAAAAAGGTGAACAAAACTTTTTTCTGTTACGGGGGTTCCGACGAGGCTGGAAAAACGCTCCTGCACATGGCATCCTATTTCGATCATAAAACCGGGAAAGTACCCCGGCCAACCATCGTACTGGACAAGAAGACAGATAATGCCCACGACAACCCGGTGATGAATGTCGACGCGGAAGGGTACATCTGGATTTTCTCTACCGCACACGGTACAAATACCCCCTCATACATACACAAAAGTCTGAAACCTTATGATGTCAGCGCATTTGAACAGATCATGGCGACGCGTAAGACGGGAGACAAAACCATACCGCTTGATAACTTTTCGTATCTCCAAAGCTGGTATCAGCCCGGAAAAGGTTTCCTGAACCTCTTTACCCATTACGATAGGAATGTGATCCCCGGTCAGCCTAAAAAGCCGAGAAGAACCATCAGTTTTTTTACGAGTAAAGACGGCGCCAGTTATTCCGAATGGCAGGATCTGGCACTAATAGAAGAAGGGCACTATCAGACCAGTGGCAGTTATCGGGACGAAAAGATCGGCAGCGCATTTAATTTCCACCCCATCAAACAGGGAGAAAACGGGCTGAACTACCGTACCAATTTGTATTACCTGGAAACCGCGGATTTCGGAAAAACCTGGCAGTCGGTGAAAGGTGATACCATCCGGATACCACTGGCTCAGGTAACCAACAACGCCCTGGTTCAGGAGTATCAGTCGCAGGGATTGAATGTCTATATCAATGACCTCGCTTATGATGATGCCGGTCGGCCGGTGATACTTTTTGTTACCAGCAAAGGATACCAGGCCGGGCCAGGAGAAGGTCCCCGGCAATGGCTTACTGCCCGATTCGACGGAAAAACGTGGGTGATCCGGCCGGTAACCACATCGGACAACAACTATGATATGGGCTCACTTTATATCGACAGCCGGGGGGTATGGCGAATTGTGTGCCCGACCTTACCAGGACCTCAACAGTTCAATACGGGAGGTGAAATGGCACTGCTGACAAGCAAGGACCAGGGTAAAACGTGGCGGCTGGAACAGCTGACCTTTCAGAGTGTTTACAACCACTCCTATGCCCGCAAGCCGGTTCATGTACACGATGACTTTTTCGCATTCTGGGCGGACGGACACGGAAGAGAAAAGTCGGCATCGCGGCTTTATTTTTGCGACAAGAAGGGCCATGTGTTCATGCTTCCGCCGGTGATGAAAGCTGATTTTGAAAGGCCCTTGCCAGTAAAGAAACAACCCGCCGGTAACAAGGGACGCTAA
- a CDS encoding LytR/AlgR family response regulator transcription factor, protein MTYSAVLIDDEVHCTESLRLLLEIATPDVKVAAIFNESGAALEYLKTHPVDLVFLDIEMPEMNGFQLLGALDQLRFDVVFVTAYDQYAIKAFNFSAISYLLKPVDEDDLKDTLTRWQEKKYKVMGQNQLSMMWELMANKEKPKSKIALPTNDGLEFLEISTIIRCESESNYTRLYCSDKSRYLICRTLKDVEKVLQENGFIRIHHSHLINPQFIRKFVRHDGGFIVMEDGEQISISKTKKSRLFELLNDVERL, encoded by the coding sequence ATGACTTATTCAGCCGTATTGATCGATGACGAAGTGCATTGCACCGAAAGTCTGAGACTTCTTTTGGAGATAGCAACGCCAGATGTGAAAGTTGCCGCGATATTCAATGAGTCTGGCGCGGCACTGGAGTATCTGAAAACGCACCCTGTGGATCTTGTTTTCCTCGATATTGAAATGCCTGAAATGAACGGATTTCAATTACTGGGTGCGCTGGACCAGCTGCGTTTTGATGTTGTTTTTGTCACTGCCTACGATCAGTACGCCATAAAGGCTTTCAATTTCAGTGCAATCAGTTATTTGCTCAAACCGGTGGACGAAGATGATCTGAAGGATACCCTCACACGTTGGCAAGAAAAAAAATATAAGGTCATGGGGCAAAACCAGCTCAGTATGATGTGGGAGCTCATGGCGAATAAGGAAAAGCCAAAATCCAAAATTGCGCTTCCTACCAATGACGGTCTGGAGTTCCTTGAAATCAGTACCATCATCCGTTGCGAGAGTGAAAGCAACTACACCAGATTGTATTGCAGCGACAAAAGCAGGTATCTGATCTGTCGCACTTTGAAGGACGTAGAAAAGGTACTCCAGGAGAATGGCTTTATCAGGATACACCATTCTCATCTGATCAATCCGCAGTTTATCCGCAAATTCGTGCGGCACGACGGCGGCTTTATCGTCATGGAAGATGGCGAACAGATTTCGATATCCAAGACGAAAAAGAGCCGACTGTTTGAGTTACTGAATGATGTGGAGCGGCTCTGA
- a CDS encoding histidine kinase, translated as MTALRLILLIFLCVGHSLLLAQDTIFLSRLNDRVLLSDTQLAVIANSAVRHFGEIEKKNEWRGLDSQMNEQGQSQGWLKMTVHNDLKTDEFFDLDFRAADSIIVFARKKDTTVSYVTGPYTDVRRWLFQEQPGLVPIFCQPGETVDLYVRLWSYKGRPFSLSGVYLQNRLVSLKTSVEAYRSFIGRIEFNGFFLGAVTFAMIFFLLIFIRLREPAFLLYGLYLLGAGVYSIVVKTLPYSFLARIAYLDFPLTYKLGEPVQYLFFAAYIAFGKSLLDIDQRYGLLHRLIKIFIRLLLIAGTGLLIYNFYHFEYQLQRYAFVLSRIAILPIGLILLVWIAVSVRNRIKWFFVTGSSLFFIGGMLAVIVDPKSRHLFFGQLDISSVMVFKTGILLESLCFALALGYKMRVAQIDKEKTAQAYIEQLELNKKMAASETERLERMVAERTQTLIEQTRLIEEQKQVQLQTSFERQLSEMEMSALRSQMNPHFIFNSLNSIRYQILRKDYDTAATYLTRFSKLLRYILQNSREHVVSLAEEIEVNRLYVQLESLRFDQGLDFVLNIPDEIDTTDILIPPMLLQPYVENAVKHGLIPSKKPLKKLMISISADEDGYTFIIEDNGIGRKASAQRTMVDDKQSLGMKIASERIALFNLNFHPFIDVNIEDLYESTGPRGTLVTFTYKTKS; from the coding sequence ATGACAGCACTTCGACTGATACTCCTTATTTTTCTGTGCGTCGGACATTCCTTACTTCTGGCACAGGACACGATCTTTCTCAGCCGTTTGAATGATCGGGTCCTGCTGTCGGATACGCAGCTGGCTGTGATAGCGAACAGTGCTGTCAGGCACTTTGGCGAAATTGAGAAAAAGAATGAATGGCGAGGTCTGGACAGCCAGATGAACGAGCAGGGGCAAAGTCAGGGCTGGCTGAAAATGACGGTTCACAATGATCTGAAAACAGATGAGTTTTTTGATCTCGACTTTCGGGCTGCGGACAGTATCATTGTCTTTGCCCGGAAGAAAGACACCACCGTCAGCTACGTCACCGGTCCCTATACCGATGTACGCAGATGGTTATTCCAGGAGCAGCCCGGCCTGGTACCCATTTTCTGCCAGCCGGGTGAAACCGTAGACCTATACGTTCGCCTGTGGAGTTACAAGGGCAGACCGTTTTCGCTTTCGGGAGTATACCTTCAAAACCGGCTGGTAAGCCTCAAAACTTCGGTTGAAGCCTACCGGAGTTTTATCGGGCGAATCGAATTCAATGGGTTTTTTCTGGGGGCGGTAACCTTCGCCATGATATTCTTTCTTTTGATCTTTATTCGGTTACGTGAACCCGCTTTTCTTCTGTACGGGCTTTATCTGCTGGGTGCGGGAGTATACTCCATCGTCGTCAAAACCCTTCCTTACTCGTTTCTGGCGAGAATTGCTTACCTGGATTTCCCCTTGACCTACAAGCTGGGAGAACCGGTGCAGTACCTTTTCTTTGCAGCATACATCGCCTTTGGAAAATCCCTTCTTGATATTGACCAGCGTTATGGCCTTTTGCACCGCTTGATCAAAATTTTTATCAGGCTGTTGCTCATTGCCGGCACAGGCCTTCTGATCTACAACTTTTACCATTTCGAATATCAGCTGCAGCGATATGCTTTCGTTTTATCGAGAATCGCCATTTTACCCATTGGCCTTATACTGCTGGTATGGATCGCGGTGTCGGTCCGGAATCGTATCAAATGGTTTTTTGTTACCGGTAGTTCATTGTTTTTTATTGGCGGTATGCTCGCCGTGATCGTAGACCCCAAAAGCAGACACCTTTTTTTTGGTCAGTTGGATATTAGTTCGGTGATGGTCTTTAAAACCGGCATTTTACTGGAGAGCCTTTGTTTTGCCCTTGCTTTGGGGTACAAAATGCGCGTAGCACAAATAGACAAAGAGAAGACGGCTCAGGCCTACATTGAGCAGCTGGAACTGAATAAAAAAATGGCTGCCTCAGAAACAGAAAGGCTTGAAAGGATGGTAGCCGAAAGGACGCAGACACTGATTGAACAAACCAGGCTGATCGAGGAGCAGAAACAGGTACAACTTCAGACTTCATTTGAAAGGCAGCTCTCCGAAATGGAAATGAGTGCCCTGAGAAGCCAGATGAACCCGCACTTTATATTTAACAGCCTCAATTCTATCCGTTATCAGATACTCAGGAAAGACTATGATACCGCGGCTACCTATCTGACCCGCTTTTCAAAATTACTCCGTTACATCCTTCAGAATTCCCGCGAGCACGTGGTGAGCCTTGCGGAAGAAATAGAGGTCAACAGGCTGTATGTTCAGCTGGAAAGCCTGCGCTTTGACCAGGGACTTGATTTTGTCCTTAATATTCCTGATGAAATTGATACCACAGACATCCTGATTCCGCCGATGTTGCTCCAGCCGTATGTCGAAAATGCTGTAAAACATGGCCTGATACCCAGCAAAAAACCCTTGAAAAAACTGATGATCAGTATATCCGCTGATGAGGATGGTTATACATTTATTATTGAGGATAACGGAATTGGCAGGAAGGCATCGGCGCAGCGGACCATGGTGGATGATAAACAGAGCCTCGGGATGAAAATAGCCAGCGAGAGGATCGCGCTTTTTAATCTCAATTTTCACCCTTTTATTGATGTAAATATTGAGGATCTTTATGAATCGACAGGACCGCGGGGTACGCTGGTAACGTTCACTTATAAAACCAAATCATGA
- a CDS encoding OmpA family protein, with amino-acid sequence MKRVHILLALCLTGSSVAAQIIDPKKTAERKATDRANSRVDQTIDKGFDKVEEGIGSLFKKKPKKEEKTERAADQTSGKAEPSEGLDSEKKPSKDTGTTSASFTSYSKFDFVPGEKVIALEDFGQDAIGDFPAKWNTDGAGEVVKISGKEGQWLKITGEGSFYPEFLGVMDENCTVEFEMGTSEAHQVLARMFFVDSKTYPNILRYGSSNLVELYFDPAGATEVVCRDQAWETKVANKKENSAWITPENPFVKISVWRQKTRLRVYMNETKVWDVPRAFEPNIPYRVLFSTDTRFLDDRELFITNMRVAKGLPDTRSKLLTEGKFVTNGILFDVNSDRIKAESYGVLKEMAQVLKENPAVRVRISGHTDSDGDPKANLVLSQQRALAVKETLSKDFGIDAARMETNGFGEEKPLDNNATAAGKANNRRVEFTKL; translated from the coding sequence ATGAAAAGAGTTCATATTCTGCTTGCGTTATGTTTAACCGGTAGCTCCGTGGCCGCGCAGATCATTGATCCCAAGAAAACGGCTGAACGGAAAGCTACCGACCGGGCCAACAGCCGTGTTGACCAAACCATAGACAAAGGTTTTGATAAAGTTGAAGAGGGAATTGGCAGTCTGTTTAAAAAGAAACCAAAAAAAGAAGAAAAGACAGAAAGGGCAGCTGATCAAACCAGCGGAAAGGCAGAACCCAGCGAAGGATTGGACAGCGAAAAGAAACCTTCCAAGGATACTGGTACTACGTCTGCTTCTTTCACCTCCTATTCCAAATTTGACTTCGTGCCGGGAGAAAAGGTTATCGCATTGGAGGATTTTGGTCAGGATGCCATTGGGGATTTTCCCGCCAAATGGAACACCGACGGCGCCGGAGAAGTGGTCAAGATAAGTGGCAAAGAAGGTCAATGGTTGAAAATTACCGGAGAAGGCTCTTTTTATCCAGAGTTCTTAGGAGTTATGGACGAAAATTGTACCGTTGAGTTTGAGATGGGAACCAGTGAAGCTCATCAGGTTTTGGCCCGCATGTTTTTTGTGGACAGCAAAACCTACCCTAATATTCTCCGCTATGGCTCATCTAATTTGGTAGAGCTTTATTTTGATCCGGCAGGGGCAACCGAGGTGGTTTGTCGTGATCAGGCTTGGGAAACAAAAGTGGCGAATAAGAAAGAAAACTCGGCTTGGATAACCCCTGAAAACCCTTTTGTGAAAATTTCAGTCTGGAGGCAAAAAACCAGGCTAAGGGTCTATATGAACGAGACCAAAGTCTGGGATGTGCCGCGTGCATTTGAACCTAATATACCTTACCGGGTTCTGTTTTCAACCGATACCAGGTTTTTAGATGATCGAGAACTCTTCATTACCAATATGCGCGTAGCCAAGGGCCTGCCTGATACCCGAAGCAAACTACTCACCGAAGGAAAATTCGTCACCAACGGAATTTTGTTTGATGTCAACTCGGATCGGATCAAAGCCGAATCTTACGGTGTCCTGAAGGAAATGGCCCAGGTCCTGAAAGAAAACCCCGCAGTAAGAGTGCGTATATCAGGCCATACCGATAGCGATGGTGACCCAAAAGCAAACCTGGTACTCTCCCAGCAAAGAGCCCTGGCTGTGAAAGAAACGCTGTCAAAAGATTTTGGCATCGATGCAGCCCGCATGGAAACCAATGGCTTTGGTGAAGAGAAGCCCCTTGATAACAATGCCACAGCGGCCGGAAAAGCAAACAACAGACGGGTAGAATTTACCAAACTATAA